In Excalfactoria chinensis isolate bCotChi1 chromosome 20, bCotChi1.hap2, whole genome shotgun sequence, a genomic segment contains:
- the LOC140261176 gene encoding olfactory receptor 14J1-like, whose product MPNSSSISEFLLLPLADTRQLQLLLFWLLLGIYLAALLGNGLISTAVACDQCLHTPMYFFLLNLALLDLSCISTTLPKAMANTLWDTRAISYVGCAAQLFFFFFFISAEFSLLTIMSYDRYVAICKPLHYGTLMDSRACATMAAAAWGAGALYSLLHTASTFSLPLCHGNVINQFFCEIPQILKLSCSESNLREVVLVIFSACLWFGCFVFIVVSYVQIFLAVLRMPSEQGRHKAFSTCLPHLAVVSLFLSTAFFAYLKPPSVSSRSMDLTVALLYTVVPPTLNPIIYSMRNREVKDGVRKVMTRCVSKAVNCPYFQIHDM is encoded by the coding sequence atgcccaacagcagctccatcagtgagttcctcctgctgccgttggcagacacgcggcagctgcagctcctgctcttctggctcttgctgggcatctacctggctgccctcctgggcaacggcctcatcagcacagccgtagcctgcgaccagtgcctgcacacccccatgtacttcttcctgctcaacctggccctcctggACCTgagctgcatctccaccactctccccaaagccatggccaacaccctctgggacaccagggccatctcctacgtaggatgtgctgcacagctctttttctttttcttcttcatctcagcagagttttcccttctcaccatcatgtcctatgaccgctacgttgccatctgcaagcccctgcactacgggaccttgatggacagcagagcttgtgccaccatggcagcagctgcctggggcgcgGGGGCtctctattccctgctgcacactgccagtacgttttcactgcctctctgccacgGCAATGTTatcaaccagtttttctgtgaaatcccccagatcctcaagctctcctgctcagaatcaaatctcagggaagttgtgcttgtCATTTTTAGTGCCTGTTTATggtttgggtgctttgttttcatagttgtgtcctatgtgcagatcttccttgccgtgctgaggatgccctctgagcagggacggcacaaagccttctccacgtgtctccctcacctggccgtggtctccctgtttctcagcactgccttttttgcctacctgaagcccccctctgTCTCCTCTCGATCCATGGACCTGACggtggcacttctgtacacAGTGGtacctccaacactgaaccctattatatacagcatgaggaacagggaggtcaAGGATGgagtgaggaaagtgatgaccagatgtgtttcaaaagcagtgaactGCCCATATTTTCAGATTCATGACATGTAA